The Candidatus Aminicenantes bacterium region AGGGTTTTTTGGGCGAATGGCGGTTACAAAATTCAGGATGGTAAGTAGAGTGGTGAAAGGGAAATGAGATTGAGCTCGGTGTAAGGTAAAAGGTTTAAGGTACAAGGTAAGAAAAAAAACAAATAAGAAAAATGGCCGAAGCTAAAGGATTCAGGGAATTGAAGGTATGGCAAAGAGGGAAGGCACTGGCAGTAAAAGTGTATGAAATTTCAGGCAAGGGAAGATTTAATTCGGATTATGGTTTGCGGGAGCAAGTTCGCAGAGCTTCTGTCTCAATTCCCAGCAATATTGCAGAAGGGGACACTTTAGGCACCAACAAACAATCAATTAGGCATTTTCATATTGCCAAGGGATCTTGCGCCGAACTGATGACCCAGTTCGAGATCGCCAGTGAAATCGGATATATTCCTCATGAAATTTTCGCAGAGGTTCAGGAAGAATGCTTGAATTTATCTGGGATGCTCGAAAGATTGATCAGGGCCCGTTCCAAAGTTCATTAAAGTGCCTTTCTTACCCTGACCCTTACACCGTTAACCTTGAGCCTAGAAAATTGCTTTTTTTTTGCCTTTCTCACCTTCTACCTTACACCCTACACCTTACACCGAGTTAAATGATCAAGTTATTGTATTGTCTTTCCCACCTTACACCTTCAACCTTATACCTTAAACCAA contains the following coding sequences:
- a CDS encoding four helix bundle protein, yielding MAEAKGFRELKVWQRGKALAVKVYEISGKGRFNSDYGLREQVRRASVSIPSNIAEGDTLGTNKQSIRHFHIAKGSCAELMTQFEIASEIGYIPHEIFAEVQEECLNLSGMLERLIRARSKVH